In Salvelinus sp. IW2-2015 unplaced genomic scaffold, ASM291031v2 Un_scaffold7227, whole genome shotgun sequence, the following are encoded in one genomic region:
- the LOC112079210 gene encoding zinc finger protein ZFAT, with the protein MVAMVPGRVTVVEQVTEEEEQGSHTVMIQDPFQQTASMGLGEEHHLVVSSDDVEGMETVTVYTQGEDASQFIVYVQEAVQTEEHTVESI; encoded by the exons ATGGTGGCCATGGTCCCTGGCAGAGTGACCGTGGTGGAGCAG GtgactgaggaggaggagcaggggagcCACACTGTGATGATCCAGGACCCCTTCCAGCAGACAGCCTCCATGGGGCTGGGTGAGGAGCACCATCTGGTGGTGTCGTCTGATGATGTGGAGGGCATGGAGACGGTCACCGTGTACACTCAGGGAGAGGACGCCTCCCAGTTCATtgtctatgtccaagaggctgTGCAGACCGAGGAGCATACTGTGGAATCTATCTGA